Below is a genomic region from Methanobacterium sp..
ATCCGCGTCTCCGTTAACTATGATTTCACCTGCACTCATTTTGCTACCGATGTATTTTACTCTGCCGCAATCTCCGTTTATGACCATTTTTACATCGCCAGCACTTTCAGCATCTCCTTCCACTTCTATAGTGAAGTAGTCTGTGAGTGGGAATCTTGAGTTTCCAATTGGTACCATATACTTTTCAAAATCTGCTTTTTCCCAAGTGTATACTTCATCTGGAATTAATTCGTCGAATTCCAGTGCTATTGGGGAAGTCTTTATTTGATCTAAAGTTATTGTTTTCAAGCTTAACACCCCTTATTTACCTGCTTGATTAATTGTTGTTTCAATTGGGTTAGGTAAATATTTGTCATATACCTGATAGTTTTCAAATTTAATTGAATAATATCTGGTAAAGTCAGGCATTACCCTTTCCATTACTGATTTTTCTTCTGCTTCTAATCCTTTTACGTTGGTCCATAAAGTCTGGCTTGGTTTGATACTTACAACTTCACCGTCTTTGACTACTATTTGACCATCTTTAATTGTGTACATTGCAGCACCGAAAGCTTTTTCTATTGCTGCAGGGTCTTTAGATGGGTCTATGTCAAATGGGTTAATGTCATATACAGCTATGTCTGCGTTGTAACCAGGTGTGAATTCACCTCTGTCCTGATATCCGTAGATTTTAGCTGGTCCTGCTCTAGTAATGATTGCTATTTCATTGAAGTCGTATTCCCTGTCAATGGTTGCAAGTGCGGTTCTTCTGTGAGACCATGGGTGAACTTCTTTGTTGTCCATCATTTCATTTCTTCTTTCGCTGCTCATTAACCAGGAGATGATTCTTGGGTATCTTATGAATGGACCTGCGTTAGGGTGGTCAGTTGTTAAACAAACTTGCCATGGATCTTTGACTCCCATGAATAACTCTAATCCAACAGCCCACTGGAAAGCTGAAACTGGAGCTTTTGGTGAGTAAATACATGGTACAATACCAGATGCTGTTTCCAGTTCAATATCCTTGTTAGCCCATTTGAGACCATTCAGCTGGTGTAAATCAAATTCAAATGGAGCATCAGCTGTCATGGTTGTGGTTTCGTCAAGGGTTATCTGTCCAACGTCCATTGTTACATGTTTGTTTTTGTTTATGTAATCTGTAACATAATCTGCACCAGATTCAACATCTCTCCAGCTTGTACCAGCGTATGAATGGAACTGAGCGTGAGTTATGTGGACAGTCTGGTTTCTGACAGGTGAGTTTTTCTCAACATCTTTGACTATGTCTAAAGATCCTATAGTTGTTGGGTAGTTTCCTGGGTGTCCTAAGTTGTTAGGGTGTATGTGTATTGAATGTGGCAGTCCTAACTTTTCGTTAGCTTTTGCAAGCGCAGTTATTACTTCTCTGGAAGTTACGTCCCAGTATGGAGCCGGGTCGTCAATTCCATGTACATTCATACCCCATCCCCATGCTTCACTTCCACATGGGTTAACTATTTTTACACCGTAACATTTGGTGAGTTTTAACCATGAAGAGATGAATGCTGCAAGTTCATCTATTTTACCTTCTTTAGCAAACTGGAGTACAAACCAGTTGTTACCAAAGAGAGCAAGTGGAGTAATGTCGAGGTTAGGTATAGCCATTATTTCTTCGTGAGTGTGTTTAGCTTCTAGTGGAGGCACAGCTGCTTCTGTTACTGTTCCGTATCCCATTCTAGAGTATCTGTATCCGGTTGCAGGACAGCTTGGTATGGAAAATCCACTTTCTGATCTTGCTACACCTTTTCTACCGGTTACACCTTTTCTTGAATCTTCAGGTCTGTACAACCTACCTACAACAAGTTTTGGTCCTGCTACGTGAGCGTGAGGATCAATTCCTGCAGGCATTACAATTTTATCAGTTACATCAATTACTTTAGCATCAGAAGAGACGTTTTCAACGATTTTTCCATCCTTGAACATTATGTCTTTCTTTTCTCCTGCTATCTTGTTGGCAGGGTCGTAAACAATACCGTTTTTAAGTATGTATTCCATGAAATCACCTATTTAGCTAAAGCTCCTTCTTCGGATTGTGAAGTTCCTTGCTCAGCTTTGATTTTTTTAACTCTTTCTAATAATTCTTTTACGATCCATTCATCGTCTCTGCAAGTTTCAGGTTTGTCTATAGCTTTTTTCATGTAGATTGGAACACCGTCCATCCTATAACTGGTACCAGCAGCTTCCACACCTATGAATGATCCTGGAAGTACTACATCTGCTATTTCAGTTGATGGTCCCCAGTGGATATCTATCTGTATAACTGGAATTTCTGCAAGGTGTTTTACAGCTCCTCCAGGGTAGTGTGCTCCTGGATCTGCAGCTATTACCATGAATACATCACATTCTTTCCTTGTTAAGAGATCTATTGTGTTGGTTTCCCCGTTCATGTATCTCTGGTATCCTCTTGAGAAGTCGACACCGTATGGGAATCCAGTTTCATAAGCCATGAAAATATTGAACCCGTTAACGTTGAAGTGACCCCTCATAGGCATTAGTACCCATTTGGAGTATTTGTTTAAGTCAGCTATCATTTGAATAGCTATGTCAATGTTTCTCTGTTTGGATAATGTGTGGGTTAAACCTAAACCGAAGTAAAGTGTACCGAATTGAGCATTTTTCATTTTTTCGGTTAATTCATATATGTCTTCTTTAGGTATACCTGAAATTACATCTTTTTTGAGTTTTTTACCTTTTAAAACTGCCCTTATAGCATTATAGAACTCGTAATCACCGTTTTGTTCAAACCCAATCCATACATCAGACATTTTAGCTGTGTCACTGTATTTAGGGTCCATTGTAACAACAGTTCTGTCGTATCTTCCCCTTGGCCTGAAGTATCCTCGTGGGAAAGTACTGTATCTAGCCATGTGTCTTGGGTGAGAGTTCATAGCGTTACTTCCAGTGTAAACAACCATGTCTGCACGGTTTTTACCTTCTCCGAGGGTGAAAATAGGGTATCCTACATTCTGAACTGCCTGAATAGAAGGACCGTGGCAGATAGTTGCCTGGTTGTCTAAGACAGCTCCTACTAATTCACCAAGTTCGAGACCGTAGTGCATGGTTTCAATTGAAGTTTCACTCCAACCGTAGAATACAGGCCTTACAGCTCCAGCTATGAGTTCTGCAGCTTTATCTAAAGCAGCATCCCAGTCAACTTCTTCAAGTTCACCTTCTTCATTCCTTATCATTGGTACTAATAATCTCTGATCCATATCTTCCATAATCTTACTAGCACCTAGTCTGCAAGCA
It encodes:
- a CDS encoding formylmethanofuran dehydrogenase subunit A, which translates into the protein MEYILKNGIVYDPANKIAGEKKDIMFKDGKIVENVSSDAKVIDVTDKIVMPAGIDPHAHVAGPKLVVGRLYRPEDSRKGVTGRKGVARSESGFSIPSCPATGYRYSRMGYGTVTEAAVPPLEAKHTHEEIMAIPNLDITPLALFGNNWFVLQFAKEGKIDELAAFISSWLKLTKCYGVKIVNPCGSEAWGWGMNVHGIDDPAPYWDVTSREVITALAKANEKLGLPHSIHIHPNNLGHPGNYPTTIGSLDIVKDVEKNSPVRNQTVHITHAQFHSYAGTSWRDVESGADYVTDYINKNKHVTMDVGQITLDETTTMTADAPFEFDLHQLNGLKWANKDIELETASGIVPCIYSPKAPVSAFQWAVGLELFMGVKDPWQVCLTTDHPNAGPFIRYPRIISWLMSSERRNEMMDNKEVHPWSHRRTALATIDREYDFNEIAIITRAGPAKIYGYQDRGEFTPGYNADIAVYDINPFDIDPSKDPAAIEKAFGAAMYTIKDGQIVVKDGEVVSIKPSQTLWTNVKGLEAEEKSVMERVMPDFTRYYSIKFENYQVYDKYLPNPIETTINQAGK
- a CDS encoding formylmethanofuran dehydrogenase subunit B gives rise to the protein MANYEEPITDYDEIVENCTCAFCGCNCDDLDYLVKDGHVVAVRHACRLGASKIMEDMDQRLLVPMIRNEEGELEEVDWDAALDKAAELIAGAVRPVFYGWSETSIETMHYGLELGELVGAVLDNQATICHGPSIQAVQNVGYPIFTLGEGKNRADMVVYTGSNAMNSHPRHMARYSTFPRGYFRPRGRYDRTVVTMDPKYSDTAKMSDVWIGFEQNGDYEFYNAIRAVLKGKKLKKDVISGIPKEDIYELTEKMKNAQFGTLYFGLGLTHTLSKQRNIDIAIQMIADLNKYSKWVLMPMRGHFNVNGFNIFMAYETGFPYGVDFSRGYQRYMNGETNTIDLLTRKECDVFMVIAADPGAHYPGGAVKHLAEIPVIQIDIHWGPSTEIADVVLPGSFIGVEAAGTSYRMDGVPIYMKKAIDKPETCRDDEWIVKELLERVKKIKAEQGTSQSEEGALAK